GGCGCCGCGCTGCTCCTGACCTGCACCTCCCTGTCCCCCACGCTGCTGCTGCCCCTGCTCGCCCTCTCGCTGCTGGTGCCGACGCTGTCCGCCCTGCAAGACCCCCGGAGTTACCGATGACGCACACTGCCGCCTCCCTCCCCACCTCCTCCCACTCCTCCTCCGGGCGCCCGCTCGTCGCCGTGACCGGCGCGGACGGCTTTATCGGGTCGCACCTGACCGAGGAACTCGTCCGGGCGGGCTACCGCGTCCGCGCGATGGCGATCTACAACTCGCAGGGGTCGTACGGCTGGCTCGACACGCTGGCGCCCGAGGTTCTGGAGCACGTCGACGTGCAGCTCGGTGACGTGCGCGACGCGGGGAGCGTGCGGGCGCTGATGCTGGGAGCGCACACGGTGTACCACCTCGCCGCGCTGATTGCCATTCCGTACTCGTACGTGGCGCCGCGCTCGTACGTGGAGACGAACGTCACCGGCACCCTGAACGTGCTGGAGGCGGCGCGCGACCTCGGCACCGGGCGGGTCGTCCACACGAGCACGAGCGAGGTGTACGGCACCGCCCGCACCGTGCCCATCCACGAGTCGCACCCCCTCCAGGGGCAGTCGCCGTACTCGGCCACCAAGATCGGGGCGGACAAGCTCGCCGAGAGCTACCACCTCAGCTTCGGGCTGCCCGTCGTGACCCTGCGCCCCTTCAACACCTACGGCCCCCGGCAGTCCGCCCGCGCCGTCATTCCCACCGTGATCAGCCAGATCGCGGCGGGCCGCACCGAGATCCGCCTGGGCGACCTGCGCCCCACCCGCGACTTCAACTTCGTGGCCGACACCGCCCGCGCCTTCCGCGCGGTGGGCGAGGCCGGGGACGAGGTGCTGGGCCGGGTGCTCAACGCCGGGTCGGGCCGCGAGATCAGCGTGGGGGACACGGTGCGGCTGATCGCGCAGGTCATGGGCCGCGAGGTGGAGGTCGTGCAGGAGGACATCCGCCTGCGCCCGGAGGGGAGTGAAGTCATGCGCCTGCTCGCCGACGCCTCGGCCCTGCGCGAGCTGACCGGGTGGGCGCCCCAGGTCTCCCTGGAGGAGGGCCTGCGCCGCACCGCCGAGTGGTTCACGAACCCCGCCCACCTCGCCCGCTACCGGGTGGGCGAGTACACCGTCTGAGCTGGAATCCGCCTGAATGTCCACTCCCGGCCCGCCGGGAAAGCGAAAGGAGCGAAACCATGCACGCAGTGATTCTCGCCGGAGGTAAAGGGACCCGCCTGCGCCCGTACACCACCTGCGTTCCCAAGCCCCTGGTGCCCATCGGGGACACCTACTCGATCCTGGAGATCGTGCTGATGCAGCTGCGGCGCTCGGGCTTCACGGGCGTCACCCTGGCGATCGGGCACATGGGGCACCTGATCCGCGCCTTCGTGGGCGACGGCAGCCGCTACGGCCTGACCGTGAACTACACCGACGAGGAGACGCCGCTGGGGACCATTGGACCGGTCCTGAACGTGCTCGACACCCTGCCGGGGCACTTCCTGATCATGAACGGGGACGTGCTGACCGACCTCGACTACGGGGCCTTCCTGCGCCGCCACACCCGCAGCGGGCGGCCCGTGACCGTCGCCACCTACCGCCGCGAGATTCGCAGCGAGTTCGGGGTGCTCGACGTGGACGGGGAAGGCGGTGAGGGCAGCATCGTGGCCTTCCGGGAAAAACCTACCGTGCAGTTCCAGGTCAGCATGGGCGTGTACGCGATGACCCGCGAGACGCTGCGGCGCTATGCGCCCGGGCAGGTCCTCGGCTTCGACACCCTGATGCTCGACCTGCTCGCCGCCGGGGAACACCCGGGCAGCGACCTCTTCGGCGGCTACTGGCTCGACATCGGGCGCCCCGAGGACTACGACACCGCAAACGCCCAGTGGCTGAGCATGGCGCCCGTGCTGCTGCCCGACCTCGTGCAGGGCAGCGCGGCGGACTGAGGCCCGGATGACGCCCGCTTCCCCCCCCACCGCCTTGCTGCTCGGCGCAAACGGCTTTCTCGGCGGGCACCTTCACCGCGCACTGGGGGAGGCCGGGCTGGACGTGCGCCTGCCCCCCGCCCACACCGACCTGACGGCGCTGCCGGAGGCCGAATGGGACGCCCTGCTCGAAGGCGCGGCTGTGATCGTGAACGCGGCGGGGCGCACGGAGGGAGACCTTCCGACGCTGACGCGGGCGAACGTGCTCCTCCCCGCCCGGGTGCTGGACGGCGCGGCGCGCACGGGTGCCCGGGTGATTCACCTCGCCTCCGCCGCCGAGTACGGTCCAGTCCCCGAGGGGCACGCCTCGCGCGAGGACGACCCCACCCGCCCCGTCTCGCCCTACGGCGCGACGAAGCTTGCCGGGACGCTGCTGCTGGACGAGGCCGCCCGCGCGGGCCGGGTGGACGCGGTGGCCCTGCGCCTGACCAACCCGGTCGGGGCCGGCATGAACGCGGGCACGCTGCCGGGCCGCGCCGCGCGGGAGTTGCGGGCGGCAGATGGACAAACCCCCCTTCGCTTCGGCCCCCTGGGTGCCAGACGCGACTTCGTGAGCGTCCGCGACGTGACCCGCGCCGTCCTCCACGTCCTGCCCGGCCAGCCCGGCGCCGAACTGCGCGGCGTGGTGAACGTCGGCAGCGGCGAGGCCCGGCCCGTGCGCGACCTCGTGACCGTCCTCGCCCGGTTGTGCGGCTTCAGGGGCGGGTGGCACGAGGACGTCCCCGGCAGCCCCCGCAGCGGCGACGTGCCCTACCAGCGGGCCGACCTCACGCGCCTGCAAGCCTCCGGATTCACGCCCCTCCACACCCTCGAAGACGCCCTGGCCGAGCTGCTCGCGGCCCTGCCTGCCTCCCCGACCCTGCAAGGAGCCCCATGAAAACCCTCTCCCCCCTCCTGCCCCTGACGCTTCTCCTCGCCCTGACTGCCTGTGGAGGCGGCCCCACGACGCCGAGCCCTGATCCGAGCGGCGAGGTCGTGGGCGAGAATGGCGTCAAGCTCAGCGAGATCGCCCGCTACGGCGAGCCGCTCCATGCGGGCCACCACCACCCCGTGACCCCCGCCGGGGCCGTCCCCGGTGCCCCTCCCGGCGTCGTGGGTCCGCAGGGCCTGGGAAGGGCCGGACGCCCCGACCTGAGCGCCGCCCGGCTCGGTCCCGCCACGGTTCCCCATTCGGGGGCCCTGCGGTCCCAGGCTCTGCCTGCGAACGCGCAGACGAACAAGGTCGCGCTGAAGATCCTGGTGCTACACGCGGGTGCGGGGGACTTCGGCCTCGGCTCGGCCCGGGCACTGCTGCGCCAGCATGGCATCCCCTTCGACACCCTCGACGCGACCACCCAGGCACTGACCCCCGACCGGCTGGTCGGCCCCGACGGGGTGGGCCGCTACTCGGGCGTCATCCTGGCGAGCAATGCCCTGACGGCCGAGAGTTCGCCCGGCGTGTACACGAGCGCGCTGGATGATGCCGAATGGGCCACCCTGTTCGGATACGAGGCGGCGTTCAAGGTGCGCCAGCTCGCCCTCTTCGGTTACCCCGGCGTGACCCCCGAGGACTACGGCCTGCGCGCGGTGCCGGGCACCGAGACGGCGAACACCGACGCCAGCCTTACCGCCAGCGGGCGCGGGGTGTTCAGCGACCTGACGAACCAGGCGGTGCCCGTGCGGCTGGCCTACACCTACCCCAGCCGCCTGGAGAGCGTGCCCGGCGTGAGCACCCAGCCCCTGCTGCAAGATGGGGCCGGAAACGTCTTGGCGGTCACGAGCACCGCCGCCGACGGGCGCGAGCGGCTGCTGCTGACCGTGGCCGAGAACGAGTACATGAACCACACCCAGCTTCTCGGGCCGGGGCTGATCGGGTGGCTCACGCGCGGCGTCTTCCTGGGCGAGTACCGGCGCTTCCTGGGGGTGGACATCGACGACTGGTTCGCCGCCGACGACCGCTACGACGCCGTCACGCGCACCCTCGCCACCGACAGCTACCGCCTGGGGGTCTCCGACGCCCTGGCGACCAAGACCCAGCAGGAGACGGTGCGGCGCGACTTCCCGGTCGCTGCGAACTTCCGCTACGCGATCATGTACAACGGCCTGGGCGCCGACGTGCTCGCGCCGCGCACCTGCACGCCCGGGAGCAATGTCAAGGACCCCCTCAGCGCGGTCAGCAAGTGCCTGCGTGCCGATTTCGACTGGGTCAACCACACCCGCGACCACCCGCTGATGGACGTCATGAACCGGCAGGACAGCTTCGACCAGATCTTCCAGAACACCCTGATCGGCCTCTTCATGGGCCTGAAGCTCAGCGAGAAGAGCCTGGTGACGGGCGAGATGAGCGGGCTGGGCTACAAGGAGCCCGCCGACGGCCAGCCCAAGCAGGACTACGGCCTGGGGGCGAGCAACCCGGCGATGCTCCAGGCGGCGCAGGCCAGCGGCGTGCGCTACCTCGCCTCCAACCGCAGCGTGGCGAGCCAGTGGAACGCGAACTGCCCGAGCTGCGGCATCTTCCACCCCATGAACTCCAGCATCCTGCTCGTGCCGCGCTGGCCGGTCAACGTCTACTACTACGCGACCACCCCCGACGAGGCCGTCACGAGCTACAACGCGGTGTACGGCCCCGGCGGCACCGCCCCCTACTGGCCGAGCAACCTCACCTATGGCCAGTTCCTGGACCGGGAGAGCGACCTGGGCTTCCAGCACGTGCTCTCGGGCGCCGCGTGGCCCCACTACATGCACCAGACGAACCTGAACCAGTACGCCCCGGGCCGCAGCCTGGCGACCGACTGGGTGCGGGCCGTGCTGACGAAGTACGCCGCCGCGAGCACCCTGCCCCTGAACACGCTGCGCTGGAACGACCTGGGCGCCTACGTGGAAGCCCGCACCCGCTACGAGGGCGCCAAGGACAGCCTTACGGCCGTGTGGGACCGCTCGACGAATACCGTGCGGGTCAGCGGCCCCTCGGGCACCCCCCGCATCTTCATGACGGGCACGGCGGGTCCCTCGGGCGCGAGTGTCGAGACCTACGGCGGGCGCTCCATCGCCCTCTTCCCCGTCGGCACGGGCGGCACCACCGTCACCGTCACCCCGCGCTGATCCGGGCTTGCGGTGAGTCGAAGACGAGCCCGACCGAAGGGAGCAGCAAGTGAAGACCGGCTTGCGGAGATGGAAGGACTTGCGGTGTCCTGGCTGGAAGTTCTGGAATCGGAGCAAGTCGGCCTGAGGGGCTCTCACGCCGTCTACTACGGCCCGGGTGGGGCGGAGGCGCTGCGAACGCTGGGGAGGTTCGGCATGGTGGTCGTGCAGCCGGGCCTCTACCGCCCCGCCGACCTGCGCGCCCTGCGGGAGGGAGGCACCCGCGTCCTGGGTTACCTCAGCGTGGGCGAGGACCACCCGCTCGGCGACCGGGCCTGCGTGCCGGGGAGCCAGCCCTACCACCGGGCGGTGAACGCGCACTGGGGGAGCGTGGCTGTGGACGCGGCGCATCCCGGCTGGCGCGAAGTGCTGCTTGAACGTGCCGCCGAAGCCCTCGCCCACACGGACGGCCTGCTCCTCGACACGCTGTGCAGTGCCGAGGGGGACGCCACGCTGGGCCGGGTGCGCGACGTGCGGGAGGCGTGGCCGGGCGCATGGCTGCTCGCCAACCGGGGCTTTTCCCTGCTGCCCGGCCTGGCTGCCCTGGTGGACGGCGTGCTCATCGAGGCGTTCGGGACCACCCACACGCCCCGGTACGCGCTCCATGATCGAATGGGCCTCGACTACACCACCCACTGGCTCGCCGCCTGCCGCACGTCTGGCCTGGAAGTGCTCGCCCTCGACTACGCCGATACTTCCGCGCTCGCGGACCTCGCCCGCGTTCACGCTGCCCGGTGGGACGTGCCTACCTTCGTGACCGACCGCGCCCTCTCCCTTCCCGGAGGCCACCCCTGATGTTCCGCCCCGCCCTCCTGCTCACTGCCCTGCTGTGTGGATGTGCCGCCGCCGACGGCAATTCCAGCCGTACGGACCCCGCCCCCACCCGTCACGCCCAGCTCGCCGCCGTCCGCACCTGGGGTGTCCAGCTCACCGGGTACGGGGACGCGGGGCTGCGTGGCGTGCGGGACTCCTCGTTCGATCTCGTCGTCGTCGACCCCAGCCGCTGGGGGGACGGGGGCGACTGGACCCCGGCGGAGGTGCGGGAGGCCGCACACGGGCGCCTGCTGATCGCCTACCTCAGCCTGGGGGCCGCCGAGAATTTCCGCGCGTACTGGCAGCCGGGGTGGCGGATCGGTCAACCCGCGTGGCTCCTGCGCGCCGATCCCGACTGGCCCGGCAACTACGACGTGGCGTACTGGGACCCCGCGTGGCAGGCCCTCGCCCTGCGTGAACTCGACCGGGTGATCGACCAGGGCTTCCACGGCGCGTACCTCGACCTGATCGACGCCTACGAGCTTCACCCGGCCCGGCCCGGCGCCCCTGCCGAGATGGTGGAGTGGGTCTGCCGCGCCGCCGCCCACGCCCACGCCCGCGACCCCGAGTTCCTGATCATTCCGCAAAACGCCGCCGACCTTATCCGTGACCCGCGCTACGCCGCCTGCGTGGACGCGACCGGGCAGGAGGAGACCTTCGTCTACGCCACGGATCACCCCACGGACGCGGAACGTCAGGCGGGGCAACTCGCGCTCTACCGGTTGTGGAGGGCGGCGGGCAAGCCGGTCCTGACCCTGGATTACGCCACGGACCCGGCCCTCGTGCGGACGACGTACGAGCGGGCGCGGACCTCGGGGCTGGTGCCCTATGTCACGGGCGTGGGGCTGGACAGGCTGACACCCGGGCGCTGACCTGAGTTTTTTCTCCCCCTGCGGGAGAGGGCCGGGGAGGGAGGCCTGTGACCCGCGCCACTTGCCCCCCCCACAAGGGGGCCTGGGCCTTCCCACTGGCCCCGGACGCCCGGCCCGTTCACCCCCACCCAGCCTCCCCCTCAAGGGGGAGGGACTTTTTTGGCGGCCCACACAGCTTCTCTCTTCTATGAGTGACTTCCTGGTGGCCGCCTGGCCGGGAGGACGGATCCGGGCTGCGCCGTTCCCCTTCCCGCTCAAAAGGCAACCCAAGCTCATGGCACCACGGATGAGGCTGGCTAGAATCGGGCCAGACCGCCTGGCAGCTTGACCGGAAGCTTGCCCCGCCTCCACCCCTCCCCCATCCCCAGGAGGAACCCTATGGCCCGGCCCGTGCTGCTCACCGTCGACGACGACCCGCAGGTGTTGCGGGCGGTGGAGCGGGACCTGCGCGCCCGCTACCGCGAGGGCTACCGCATCCTGCGCGCCTCCTCGGGGGCCGAGGCCCTGGCGGCCCTGCGCGAACTGGAGGAACGCGGCGCCCCGGTCGCCCTGATCGTGTCCGACCACCGGATGCCCGAGATGGACGGGGTGGAGTTCCTGCGGGAGTCAGGGAAGCTCTTTCCCGAGACCAAGCGGGTGCTGCTCACCGCCTATGCCGACACCGACGCCGCGATCCGGGCGATCAACCAGGCGGGGGTGGACCGCTACCTCCTCAAGCCCTGGGACCCGCCCGAGGAGGGGCTGTACCCGGCGCTCGACGATCTGCTCGCCGAGTGGCAGGCGGCCTACCGCCCCGCCTTCGAGGGGGTGCGGGTGCTGGGGAGCCGCTGGTCCCCGCGCGCCTATGAGCTGCGGGAATTCCTGGCGCGCAACCACGTGCCCTACCGCTGGCTGGACATCGAGGCCCAGGAGCGCGACCCCGAGGTGCGCCGACTGGCGGGGACGCTGGACGAATCCCCCGTCCTGCCGCTCGTGGTGCTGCCGGACGGCACGCGGCTGGAGTCGCCCACCCCCGCCGAATTGAGCGGGCACGTCGGCCTGCGGACCCGGGCCGAGGGGGACTTCTACGACCTGGTCATCGTGGGGGGCGGACCGGCGGGGCTGGCGGCGGCGGTGTACGGGGCCTCGGAGGGGCTGAGGACCCTGCTCGTCGAGCGCGAGGCGCCGGGTGGGCAGGCGGGGCTGAGTTCGCGGATCGAGAACTACCTGGGCTTCTCGACCGGCATCTCGGGCAGCCGCCTGGCGCAGGAGGCGGTCACCCAGGCCAGGAGATTCGGGGTGGAGATCGTCGCCCAGACCGTCACCGGCCTGCGCGCCGACGGCCCCTACCGGGTGCTGGAACTCGCGGACGGTTCGGAGGTGAGCAGCCACGCCGTGGTCATCGCCACCGGGGTGCAGTGGCGCAAGCTGGACATGCCGGGGATGGACCGCCTTCAGGGCGCGGGCGTGTACTACGGGGCGGGGACCACGGAGGCCCTGGCCTGCCGGGACGAGACGGTGTACATCATCGGCGGGGCGAATTCGGCGGGGCAGGCGGCGATGAACTTCTCGCGCTTCGCCCAGGAGGTGGTGATGCTGGTGCGCGGCCCGAGTCTCACCGCCACGATGTCGCAGTACCTCATCGAGCAGATCGAGGAGACGCCCAATATCCGGGTGGAGCTGAATTCGAGCGTGGTTGACGTCCACGGCGGGGAGCGTCTGACCGCCATCGACGTGTTCTGCTCCCAGAGCGGGGAGACGCAGAGCCTGCCCGCCACCTCCCTCTTCATCTTCATCGGGGCCGAGCCGGGCACCGACTGGCTCGCGGGCAGCGTTGAGCGCGACGGGCGCGGGTTCGTCCTCTCGGGGCCGGACCTGATGCGGGATGGGCAGCGACCCCCCGGCTGGCCGCTTGACCGCGACCCGGGATTGCTGGAGACGAGCGTGCCCGGCGTGTTCGTGGTGGGCGATGTTCGCAAGGGCTCGGTCAAGCGCGTGGCCTCGGGGGTGGGCGAGGGCTCGGTGGCGATCTCCTTCGTCCACCAGTACCTGGCAAACGTATGAGCGGGACCGACCTCGTCGCCGCCCTGCGCCGGGTGCGGGTCTTCCAAGATCTGCCCGAGGAGGATCTGGCGTGGCTGGCCGCTCAGGGCCGCGAGGCGCGCTACGCGGAGGGCGAGGTGGTGAACCGGCAGGGCGCCCCCGCCGACCACATGCTGATCTTTCTGGAGGGCGGTGTGGAGGCCCGGCGCGAGGAGGAGGGGCTGGTCGGGCGCCGCTACATCGCCCGGGCGGGTGAGCCCGACGAGGTGAGCGGCAAACTGCCGTACTCACGCCTGACCAACTTTCCCTCGACCTCACGCACGCTCGCGCCGACCTGGCTGCTGCGCCTTCCCGAGAGTGCCTTTCCCGAGATGCTGGCCCGGATGCCCACGCTTGGCCCGCGCCTGGTCGCCGTGATGGCCGACCGCATCCGCGACGCCACCCAGGGGGAATCCCAGCGGGAGCAGCTCCTCGCCCTGGGCCGCCTCTCGGCCGGGCTGGCGCATGAACTCAACAACCCGGCTGCGGCGGGAAAGCGGGCCGCGGCCAGTTTGAGAGGCGCCCTGGCGGAACTGTCCGGGGCCGGGGAGCGGCTGGAGGGGCACTGCCTGGAGCGGGAGGCCCGGGCGGCCCTCGGGGCCTTCGAGCGCCGCGCCGCCGGGGACCGCCCGCGCCCCGCCCTCTCCCCCCTCGACCGGGGCGACCGCGAGGACGAGCTGGCGGGCTGGCTGGAGGACCGCGGGGTGCCCGGTGCCTGGGACCTCGCCCCCGGGCTGGTCGAGGCGGGCGTCGAGCCCGGCGAGCTGGAGGGGCTGGCGAAGCTCATCCCCGAGGCCGCCCTGGGCGACGCCGTGCGGCACCTGACCGCCACCCTGGCCGTCGAGGCCCTCACCCGCGAGGTGGAGGACAGCACGGGGCGCATCTCGGAGCTGGTCGGCGCGATCAAGGAGCACACCCACCTCGACCGGGCGCCGCGCGGGCCGGTGGACGTGCGCCGGGGGCTGGACAGCACCCTCACCATCCTGGGGCACAAGCTGCGCGGGGGCGTGCGGGTCGAGCGCGACTATGCCCCGGACGTGCCCACAGTCGAGGCGAACGCGGGCGAACTCAACCAGGTCTGGACCAACCTGATCGACAACGCCATCGACGCGATGAAGGGGCGGGGCCACCTGCTCGTGCGGGCCGGGCGCGAGGGCGACCACCTCCTCGTCGAGATCGTGGACGACGGCCCCGGCATCCCGCCGGACGTCCAGCCGCACATCTTCGAGCCCTTCTTCACCACCAAGGGGGTCGGGGCGGGGAGCGGGCTGGGCCTGGACATCTCGGGGCGGATCGTCCGGGGGCACCGGGGGGAGATCCGCGTGACCTCGCGGCCCGGCGAGACCCGCTTTCAGGTCCGCCTGCCGATAAGGTGAGGGGAGCGACGTGTTCGGGCGCGTGTGGCGGGGCCTGTTCGGCCCACCGGCCCGGCTGCGGCCCCTCCAGCAGCCCGAGACGGGGCGGCACGCGAGCTGGCTGGAACTGTTCTTCGACCTGGTCTTCGTGGTCGCCGTCTCGCAGGTCGCCCATCTGCTGGGCGGCGACCTCACCCCGGCGGCCCTGGCGCAGTTCGCGGCGCTGTTCACGCTGGTGTGGTGGTCGTGGCTGGGTTACACCTTCTACGCGGACTTCTTCGAGTCCGACGACCTGTTCTACCGCCTGACCATGTTCTCAGGCATGTTCGGCATGGCGGCGCTGGCGGTGAGCGCGCCGCACGCCCTGGACGGCGGGGCGGTTCCCTTCGTGTGGTCCTTCCTGGCGGTGCGCGCCTTCCTGCTGCTGCTGTACCTGCGGGCGCGGGTGCAGGTGCCGGTGGCCCGCGCCTTTGCCGACCGCTTCCTGCTGGCCTCCGGGGCCGGAGCGACTTTCTGGCTGTCCTCCCTGTTCGTTCCGGATTCGCTGCGGCCCTGGCTGTGGGCCGTGGGATTTGTGGTCGAGGCGACGTCCCTGTGGGTCCGCAACGGGCAGCTTCGCGCGCTGCCCTTCGACAGCGAGCACATCCCCGAACGCTTCGGCCTCTTCGTGATCCTGGTGCTGGGCGAGGCGGTGCTGGCCGTCACGGGCGGCATCGCCGGGGAGGAGTGGGGCGTGCGGGCGGTGCTTGTGGGCGCGCTGTGCTTCGGCCTGGCCGCCTCGCTGTGGTGGCTGTACTTCGACTTCACGGAGACGGGGGGTGCCCGCGGCGGCTGGTCGTGGCGGACCCAGGAGTACATCTACAGTCACCTGCCGCTCGCGCTGGGCCTGGTGCTCGTGGGCGTGGGCGCCGAACACGCGATCCTGGAGGCGGAGGAGGCGACGCTGCCGCCCGAGGCCCGCCTCCTGCTTGCGGGCGGCTCGGCCCTCGCGCTGCTCGCCATGACGGCGCTGCGGCTCTCGGCGGGGGGGGCACCGCCTGCTGTGGGTGCGTGGTGGGGTGATCGCCGCGCTCCTCGTCTGGCTGGGGCTGGGCGTGCCCCCGGTTCCCTGGGTCGCTGGAACCCTGGCCCTGCTCGCCGGACTCGTCGTCCTGGAGGCGCGGGCGGCGAACCGGCTGGGCGGGCCGGAGGAGGCGGGCGCCGCCTTCCCCACCGAGGAGGAGACCCGGTTCGGCCGCTGCGCCCACGTCATGACGGGCGATCCGGTCGTCGCCCTCTCGGAGGGCTGCGAGGACTGCCGCCGCCTGAGCGACCCCTGGGTCGAGTTGCGCGTCTGCCTGACCTGTGGCTACGTGGGCTGCTGCGACTCCAGCAAGAACCGCCACGCGACCGCACACTTCCATGCGGAGGGACACCCGGTCATGCGCTCCTTTGAGCCGGGCGAGCGCTGGGCGTGGTGCTACGTTGACCAGCGCTACGTCGATCCTGGGGTCGAGGTGGAGGGCGCCCCGGCTTGAGACTGGACGTGAAGAAGGCGGAGTCTAATCCCGCCAGCGGCCCAATCCTCCATCCACCGTGCCAGAAAGGACCCCATGACCATCCTCCGCACCCCCGACGAAGCCTTCCGCGACCTCCCCGGTTACCCCTTCGCCCCGCACTACCTGGATGACCTGCCCGGCTCCGAGGGCCTGCGACTGCACTTCCTCGACGAGGGCTCCCGGGACGCGCCCGTCTTCCTGTGCCTGCACGGTGAGCCGTCGTGGAGCTACCTGTACCGCAAGATGATTCCGGTGTTCGTGGAGGCAGGTTTCCGCGCGGTCGCCCCCGACCTCTACGGCTTCGGCAAGTCCGACAAGCCCGCCGACGAGGGAGCGTACTCCTTCGACTTTCACCGCGCTTCGCTGCTGCGGCTCGTCGAACGCCTGAACCTGCGGGACATCACCCTCGTCGTGCAGGACTGGGGCGGGCTGCTGGGCCTCACGCTGCCGCTCGACCTGTCGGGGCGAGTCTCGCGCCTCCTCGTCATGAACACGGCGCTGGCAACCGGGGACATTCCGCTGGGACCGGGCTTCCTCGCGTGGCGCGCCTATGCGAACGCCCATCCCGACCTCGACGTGCCCGCCCTGTTCAAACGGTCGTGCCCGCAGATCTCGGACGGGGAGGCCGCGGCGTACGGCGCCCCCTTCCCGGACACGCGGTACAAGGCGGGGAGCCGCGCCTTTCCCAACCTCGTTCCTGATCGCCCGGACGCCCCGGGGGCCGAGCTGTCCCGCCGGGCGCGCGAGTGGTGGCGCTCGGCGTGGGCCGGGCAGAGCTTCATGGCCGTCGGCGTGCAGGACCCGGTGCTGGGGCCGCCCGCGATGAGCTCCCTCCGCTCGGTCATCCGGGGATGCCCGCCGCCCCTCGACATCCCGCACGGCGGCCACTTCGTGCCCGAGGACGCGGGGGACACCATCGCCATGAGCGCCCTCCAGGCGTTTGGGCTCTACGACTCGGGCAAGGGTGGGTCAGCCTGACGGATTGGAGGCAGGGCCACCGCCGGGTTGCAAGGTGGACACCACCAAAACCCCTCTGCTCCGCAGCTCTGCGAGTCCGGCCCTGCGGGCCACCACCTCGGGCTCACCTCTCAGGGGAGCCGTCAGCGAAGCCCACTGAGGGGTCGCCCGCCCGGCCTCATCGCCCAGCTACGTCCGCAGGTACGGCGCCAGCTGGGCGTCCAGCGTCCCCCTGGGCAGCGCGCCCACCCACGTCTCGGCCGGGCGGCCCTTCTCGAAGAGGATCAGGGTGGGGATGCTGCGGACCCCGTACCGCCCAGGCGCGTCCGGGTTGCGGTCCACGTCCAGCTTGACCACCTTGAGTTTCCCGGCGTGCTCGCGCGCGAGGTCTTCCAGCACGGGCGCGACCACGCGGCAGGGGCCGCACCAGTCCGCCCAGAAGTCCACGAGCACCGGGACGGAGGCCGTGACCTCGGCGTTAAACGTCGCGTCCGAGGCGCTGAGCAGCCACGGAAGGGCGTGACCGCAGCGCCCGCAGACCGGCACCTGCCCGGCGGGAGGGGCGCCCAGGCGGTTCTTCGCCCCGCAGTTCACACAGACAGCCACGTCACTCATGGGCGCTCTCCTGCCTCGTCTTTCCCGTCTCACCCGCCCCGCTCAGC
This window of the Deinococcus apachensis DSM 19763 genome carries:
- the trxA gene encoding thioredoxin; amino-acid sequence: MSDVAVCVNCGAKNRLGAPPAGQVPVCGRCGHALPWLLSASDATFNAEVTASVPVLVDFWADWCGPCRVVAPVLEDLAREHAGKLKVVKLDVDRNPDAPGRYGVRSIPTLILFEKGRPAETWVGALPRGTLDAQLAPYLRT
- a CDS encoding haloalkane dehalogenase, producing the protein MTILRTPDEAFRDLPGYPFAPHYLDDLPGSEGLRLHFLDEGSRDAPVFLCLHGEPSWSYLYRKMIPVFVEAGFRAVAPDLYGFGKSDKPADEGAYSFDFHRASLLRLVERLNLRDITLVVQDWGGLLGLTLPLDLSGRVSRLLVMNTALATGDIPLGPGFLAWRAYANAHPDLDVPALFKRSCPQISDGEAAAYGAPFPDTRYKAGSRAFPNLVPDRPDAPGAELSRRAREWWRSAWAGQSFMAVGVQDPVLGPPAMSSLRSVIRGCPPPLDIPHGGHFVPEDAGDTIAMSALQAFGLYDSGKGGSA